Within the Verrucomicrobiia bacterium genome, the region CGGCGCGAGTCACTAGCACGCGAGACTTGTCAGCTGCTTCGGTGAAGCCTCCTGAGAGGTCTATCGCCTTTGCCAAGGTGATCCCATCATTCCAAACCTTTGGGCCCGGCTGCCCAACCTCCCCATCGACATACATATAATGCTGACTTGCGGCCGGAGCGGCGGCTTGCCGAACGTCCTGCGTCTGACTGGCGCAACTGACAAGGGTGATCAGCGCTACCATGCCAACTACTGCTTTGATTGATTTCATAGGTTTTGGTTTATTTCGTCCAACGTCCCGGCTCACCGACGCCGGGCCAATCGTTTTCGATTGCCCACTGAGGCGCGATCCCGGCGTTCGGTGCAGCCGGTTTGTTGGACGCATTCATCGCACTACCCGGTATTTTTCATTCTTGAAGCGTTGCTTCCAAAAAGCTCGCGTCTGCACCCTTCGGCAACACGTCGACGAACTTGACAACCAAGTTATTCGCACCCACCCAAAAGTCGGTCCGCACGTCCGCCGATTTCAAATCCAGCCTGAACCGAACGCAGTCGTACGACCTCTTCCCGACCGTAACCTTCTCCGTTCCCTCGCACGAAATGGTGTATGGACCGTCCTTCTGTTCTGCTTTATGCGTACGAAAGAG harbors:
- a CDS encoding SLBB domain-containing protein; the protein is MKSIKAVVGMVALITLVSCASQTQDVRQAAAPAASQHYMYVDGEVGQPGPKVWNDGITLAKAIDLSGGFTEAADKSRVLVTRADGAREVFAMTEDANSPMIKPGDMIQVKRALSSVR